The following are encoded together in the Planctomycetaceae bacterium genome:
- the tes gene encoding tetraether lipid synthase Tes has protein sequence MIRRAEQTASETPPPHGAGVGQDCAALADHRRQIRQYAPAVAPLPYATAATCPTCHDVVHAVFDWADPARPGGQLVLTWHCPACGQARAVHHDTLWSQPESDFPGSASHTFSGWKVPPVLRRLPRTVQSLCPTCAAAVVGRYFVQDGAVWIEKTCPEHGYVRDCINSDALLYSKAAWWTFAEHGGQEFPHKTGASQCPSDCGLCDHHLSSPCLAQIDLTNRCNMRCPICFANAGVTGVVCQPDYDQVVRQLQALRDLRPYPCTAIQFTGGEPTIHPDFLRIVSTARDMGFSHIQIATNAIKMADPDFARAAHAAGLHTLYMQFDGVGEDAHRHTRNYPGIWAKKLAAIENCRRLDMKICLVPTILKGVNSDQVGEIFRFAAANTDVISGISYQPVSFSGRIDEQQRMAQRYTLGDLAHDLAEASGASALRDMYPLSIVVPLAEFLEALTGKPKIRPSSHPDCAFGTYFLISPEGKPYPFPQVINVEGMFTEMNLIAGRIKARGRVSWLDRIRIVRMFKRHFNPAAAPPGLTVKRFIRSLQGLVDKNLGRGEGEKQTYKTLLCAGMHFQDRFNFDAERARRCVIIYSTPAGMFPFCTYNCGPEYRTIVEQQHAAARLTPPAHAAPAQSAAETS, from the coding sequence ATGATCCGCCGTGCAGAACAGACCGCCTCAGAAACGCCCCCGCCTCATGGGGCCGGGGTCGGCCAGGATTGCGCCGCCCTGGCCGATCACCGCCGCCAGATTCGCCAGTACGCCCCGGCTGTGGCGCCGCTGCCTTACGCCACCGCCGCCACGTGCCCCACGTGCCATGACGTCGTACACGCGGTGTTCGACTGGGCCGACCCCGCCCGCCCGGGCGGACAGCTTGTGCTGACCTGGCACTGCCCCGCGTGCGGACAGGCCCGGGCGGTGCATCATGACACGCTCTGGTCGCAGCCCGAAAGCGACTTTCCCGGCTCCGCCAGCCACACCTTCAGCGGCTGGAAGGTGCCTCCCGTCCTGCGGCGCCTTCCGCGGACGGTGCAGAGCCTCTGCCCGACGTGCGCCGCCGCGGTCGTCGGGCGGTACTTTGTCCAGGACGGCGCGGTCTGGATCGAGAAGACCTGCCCCGAGCACGGCTACGTGCGAGACTGCATCAACTCCGACGCGCTGCTGTACTCCAAGGCCGCCTGGTGGACCTTCGCCGAGCACGGCGGGCAAGAGTTCCCCCACAAGACCGGCGCCAGCCAGTGCCCCAGCGACTGCGGCCTGTGCGACCACCACCTCTCCAGCCCGTGCCTGGCGCAGATCGACCTGACCAACCGCTGCAACATGCGCTGCCCGATCTGCTTCGCCAACGCCGGCGTGACGGGCGTCGTCTGTCAGCCGGACTACGACCAGGTCGTGCGCCAGCTCCAGGCCCTGCGCGACCTGAGGCCCTACCCGTGTACCGCCATCCAGTTCACCGGCGGCGAGCCGACGATCCACCCGGACTTCCTGCGCATCGTATCGACCGCCCGCGACATGGGCTTCTCGCACATCCAGATCGCCACCAACGCCATCAAGATGGCCGACCCCGACTTCGCCCGCGCCGCCCACGCGGCGGGCCTGCACACGCTCTACATGCAGTTTGACGGCGTCGGCGAAGATGCCCATCGCCACACGCGGAACTATCCGGGCATCTGGGCCAAGAAGCTCGCGGCCATCGAGAACTGCCGCCGCCTGGACATGAAGATCTGCCTGGTCCCGACGATCCTCAAGGGCGTCAACTCCGACCAGGTCGGCGAGATCTTCCGGTTCGCGGCCGCCAACACCGACGTCATCAGCGGGATCAGCTATCAGCCCGTGTCGTTCAGCGGACGCATCGACGAGCAGCAGCGCATGGCGCAGCGATACACGCTGGGCGACCTGGCGCACGACCTGGCCGAGGCCTCCGGCGCCAGCGCCCTGCGCGACATGTACCCGCTGAGCATCGTCGTTCCGCTGGCGGAGTTTCTCGAGGCGCTGACGGGCAAGCCCAAGATCCGCCCCAGTTCGCATCCCGACTGTGCGTTCGGGACGTACTTCCTGATCTCGCCCGAGGGTAAGCCCTATCCGTTCCCGCAGGTGATCAACGTCGAGGGCATGTTCACCGAGATGAACCTCATCGCCGGCCGCATCAAGGCCCGCGGGCGCGTGAGCTGGCTCGACCGCATTCGTATCGTGCGGATGTTCAAGCGGCACTTCAACCCCGCCGCCGCGCCGCCGGGCCTGACCGTCAAGCGGTTCATCCGCTCGCTGCAGGGCCTGGTTGACAAGAACCTCGGGCGCGGCGAGGGCGAAAAGCAGACCTACAAAACGCTGCTCTGCGCGGGCATGCATTTTCAGGACCGCTTCAACTTCGACGCCGAACGCGCCCGCCGCTGCGTCATCATCTATTCCACGCCGGCGGGGATGTTCCCCTTCTGCACCTACAACTGCGGACCGGAATATCGCACCATCGTCGAGCAGCAGCATGCGGCCGCTCGCTTGACGCCGCCGGCCCACGCCGCCCCCGCGCAAAGCGCCGCCGAAACCTCATGA
- a CDS encoding radical SAM protein, whose translation MSAPDPKARGTAFPGCDSKSSESDNSPRLESLGHKSYTAAGRHTTAAAIGKEYRHEFPASDNPDKRCTRGDDGGLTSGQYVRSSPVLADETTPAMLQINYRHPIERWVGTRPFRWLLRRLSIDDSAGATALERVIASYGDPAASRWTKVKYWLLHRIIDRFRGATDMATFRQKLAGHRPTLRGIVIVARSVGKFGLTVPQKFVAPLFAVWNFTNRCNLACRHCYQDSDHAALADELTLEEKLALVDQMGRAHMPMLALSGGEPTISPHVIPVLERAKSYGMHLTLATNGTTMTPAMAGKLAAAGLRYVEISLDSTDPARHDAFRGQKGMWEKSVAGARVVVATPGLRLGIAMCVHQGNFHEVRDMIAFAEKLGAGCFAHFNFIPVGRGLRMVSGDITPAQREELLAILNEKMQAGGMGVISTAPQLGRVCLAGAALESGRAACSHAGSGSGVKARVVAKYLGGCGAGRTYICIEPNGNVTPCVYLPHRVMGNVRQGPLMEIFRTSEFWDILNDRDHRLHHCEVCAFRNYCGGCRARSDAYFGQLHGGDPGCIFNDKHWQALVDSGIAVSAGAADKPDDINLPPMRHGLA comes from the coding sequence ATGAGTGCTCCAGACCCCAAAGCCCGTGGCACAGCCTTTCCAGGCTGTGATTCTAAAAGCTCTGAATCCGACAACAGCCCCAGGCTGGAAAGCCTGGGCCACAAGTCGTACACCGCCGCCGGGCGGCACACCACGGCCGCGGCTATCGGCAAGGAATATCGTCACGAGTTCCCCGCCTCGGACAACCCTGACAAGCGCTGCACGCGCGGCGACGACGGCGGCCTGACCAGCGGCCAGTACGTCCGCTCGAGCCCGGTGCTGGCTGACGAGACCACGCCGGCGATGCTGCAGATCAACTACCGCCACCCGATCGAGCGATGGGTGGGTACGCGGCCGTTCCGCTGGCTGCTGCGGCGGTTGAGCATTGATGACTCCGCCGGAGCGACGGCGCTGGAGCGCGTGATTGCCTCGTACGGCGATCCGGCGGCCTCGCGCTGGACGAAGGTCAAGTACTGGCTGCTGCACAGGATCATCGACCGCTTCCGCGGCGCCACCGACATGGCCACGTTCCGCCAGAAGCTCGCCGGGCATCGCCCGACGCTGCGCGGGATTGTGATCGTCGCCCGCAGCGTGGGCAAGTTCGGCCTGACCGTGCCGCAGAAGTTCGTCGCGCCGCTCTTTGCCGTGTGGAACTTCACCAACCGCTGCAACCTCGCCTGCCGCCACTGCTACCAGGACTCCGATCACGCCGCCCTGGCCGACGAGCTGACGCTGGAGGAAAAGCTCGCCCTGGTCGACCAGATGGGCCGCGCCCACATGCCGATGCTCGCCCTGTCCGGCGGCGAGCCGACCATCAGTCCGCACGTCATCCCCGTGCTCGAGCGAGCCAAGAGCTATGGGATGCACCTGACGCTGGCCACCAACGGCACGACGATGACGCCGGCGATGGCGGGCAAGCTCGCCGCGGCCGGGCTGCGATATGTGGAAATCTCGCTGGACTCGACCGACCCGGCCCGCCACGACGCCTTCCGCGGGCAAAAGGGCATGTGGGAGAAGTCCGTCGCGGGCGCGCGGGTGGTGGTCGCCACGCCGGGGCTGCGGCTGGGAATTGCCATGTGCGTTCACCAGGGCAACTTCCACGAAGTGCGGGACATGATCGCCTTCGCCGAGAAGCTCGGGGCCGGATGCTTCGCCCACTTCAACTTCATCCCCGTCGGGCGCGGGCTGCGGATGGTCAGCGGCGACATCACGCCCGCCCAGCGCGAGGAGCTGCTGGCGATCCTCAACGAGAAGATGCAGGCCGGCGGCATGGGCGTGATCTCGACGGCCCCGCAGCTCGGCCGCGTGTGCCTGGCCGGGGCGGCGCTCGAGAGCGGCCGCGCCGCCTGCAGCCACGCCGGCAGCGGCAGCGGCGTCAAGGCGCGCGTGGTGGCCAAGTACCTCGGCGGCTGCGGGGCGGGGCGCACGTACATCTGCATCGAGCCCAACGGCAACGTGACGCCCTGCGTGTACCTGCCGCATCGCGTGATGGGCAACGTGCGCCAGGGGCCGCTGATGGAGATCTTCCGCACCAGCGAGTTCTGGGACATCCTCAACGACCGCGACCATCGCCTGCACCACTGCGAGGTCTGCGCCTTCCGCAACTACTGCGGCGGCTGCCGCGCCCGCTCCGACGCCTACTTCGGCCAACTCCACGGCGGCGACCCCGGATGCATCTTCAACGACAAGCACTGGCAGGCCCTGGTCGATTCCGGCATCGCCGTCTCCGCCGGCGCCGCCGATAAACCCGACGACATCAACCTCCCCCCGATGCGCCACGGCTTGGCATAA
- a CDS encoding DUF433 domain-containing protein — MVTIAGNIPELLGKGLYTPSEAARLTRLGPSTVRRWIAGYSFRYATSMGPKRGYSGSLIHSDIPRIDRHMALSFLELIETYIAGAFLRTGVSLHTVRLAHRHAVEKLQMPHPFAMEQFKTDGKGIFLELEGEAPGSKALLELSRVQYAFPEILAEYLELIDFDRETELACQWWPLGKKLPVVINPAIAFGSPVIAGTRVTVQAILDALDADETEESVAKWFSITRREVDTAILLKKQRLAG; from the coding sequence ATGGTTACCATCGCAGGCAATATTCCGGAACTTCTTGGCAAAGGCTTATATACGCCAAGTGAAGCAGCCAGGCTCACCCGGTTGGGTCCTTCGACTGTCCGCCGCTGGATAGCGGGCTACAGTTTCAGGTACGCCACGAGCATGGGTCCTAAGCGCGGGTATAGTGGATCCCTGATCCATTCCGACATCCCGCGCATTGACCGGCACATGGCTCTTTCCTTTCTGGAGCTCATTGAAACCTACATCGCCGGGGCATTCTTGAGAACCGGAGTCTCGCTGCACACGGTGCGTCTGGCGCATCGTCACGCCGTTGAGAAGCTCCAAATGCCGCATCCCTTTGCGATGGAACAATTCAAAACCGATGGGAAGGGTATCTTCCTGGAGCTTGAAGGGGAGGCTCCGGGCAGCAAGGCTCTCTTGGAGTTATCGCGAGTGCAGTATGCCTTTCCCGAAATATTGGCAGAGTATTTGGAACTGATTGACTTCGACAGGGAAACTGAGCTTGCATGCCAATGGTGGCCGCTGGGCAAGAAACTCCCGGTCGTAATAAACCCCGCCATAGCGTTCGGGTCCCCAGTCATCGCCGGCACCCGAGTGACCGTACAGGCGATTCTAGATGCTTTGGATGCTGACGAGACCGAGGAATCCGTTGCCAAGTGGTTTAGTATCACGCGGCGCGAAGTTGACACTGCAATCTTGCTGAAGAAGCAGAGGCTGGCGGGGTGA
- a CDS encoding DUF5615 family PIN-like protein gives MKFIFDECISSRIAQALQALGEQAVSSADQWGKGALDLEWIPLAGKQGCCVVTADRLKRHERAALTQHDGRIFLLAVKNIGFWDQVRLVINRWPEIKAMADNLRPPFMVRVTARGKPERII, from the coding sequence GTGAAATTCATATTCGACGAATGCATCTCCAGCAGAATTGCCCAAGCTCTGCAGGCTTTGGGCGAGCAAGCAGTTTCATCTGCCGATCAGTGGGGAAAAGGCGCTTTGGACCTGGAATGGATTCCATTGGCAGGAAAACAAGGTTGCTGTGTTGTTACGGCGGATCGGCTCAAACGACATGAGCGCGCCGCCCTGACTCAACATGACGGCCGGATATTCCTGCTTGCAGTCAAGAATATCGGATTTTGGGACCAAGTCAGGCTTGTCATCAATCGTTGGCCGGAAATAAAGGCGATGGCTGATAACTTGCGCCCTCCTTTCATGGTCCGCGTCACCGCTCGTGGCAAGCCCGAGCGAATCATCTAG